Proteins found in one Aquibium microcysteis genomic segment:
- a CDS encoding GNAT family N-acetyltransferase has protein sequence MSLIAVRPASRADVPAITVIYAHAVTTGTASYELDPPSEAEMAARFDALAAGSFPYLVAESPDGVVGYAYAGPFRPRRAYRFMVEDSIYLAPAAQGRGTGRLLLSALIGECTRLGFRQLVAVIGDGARNQASVRLHEATGFRHAGLLEGSGYKHGRWLDTVFMQLSLNGGTTAPPDPLSLPERSFAAGR, from the coding sequence ATGAGCCTCATCGCAGTCCGTCCCGCATCGCGCGCCGACGTTCCGGCCATCACGGTCATCTACGCCCACGCCGTGACGACCGGCACCGCGAGCTACGAACTCGACCCGCCCTCCGAGGCGGAGATGGCCGCCCGTTTCGACGCGCTCGCCGCCGGTTCCTTTCCCTATCTCGTGGCCGAGTCGCCGGACGGCGTCGTCGGCTATGCCTATGCCGGACCCTTCCGCCCGCGCCGCGCCTATCGCTTCATGGTGGAGGATTCGATCTACCTCGCCCCGGCCGCGCAGGGCCGCGGGACCGGGCGTCTGCTCTTGTCGGCGCTGATCGGGGAATGCACGCGGCTCGGCTTCCGCCAGCTGGTCGCCGTCATCGGCGACGGCGCGCGCAACCAGGCATCCGTGCGGCTGCACGAAGCGACCGGCTTCCGCCATGCCGGGTTGCTCGAAGGCTCGGGCTACAAGCACGGCCGCTGGCTGGACACGGTCTTCATGCAGCTGTCGCTCAACGGCGGCACGACGGCGCCGCCCGACCCGCTCTCCCTGCCCGAGCGCAGTTTTGCCGCGGGCAGATAG
- a CDS encoding sigma-70 family RNA polymerase sigma factor: MTGPREEYARLAALVAERRDREAFAALFDHFAPRINGYLQRLGMDGGSAEDVAQEVMAVLWHKAHLFDPSKSSLATWLFRIARNRRIDGLRRDRSHLIDPDDPILHPEGEEAPDVAMDAGMRDERVRVAIATLPGEQVELIRLAFFVGLSHSQIADQTGLPLGTVKSRIRLAFGRLRKAIEADPRVDVDA, translated from the coding sequence ATGACTGGGCCGCGAGAAGAATATGCACGCCTTGCGGCCCTGGTTGCGGAACGGCGCGACCGCGAGGCGTTCGCCGCGCTGTTCGATCATTTCGCGCCGCGCATCAACGGCTATCTGCAGCGGCTGGGCATGGACGGCGGCTCGGCGGAGGACGTCGCGCAGGAGGTGATGGCCGTGCTCTGGCACAAGGCGCATCTCTTCGATCCGTCGAAATCCTCGCTGGCCACCTGGCTGTTCCGGATCGCCCGCAACCGGCGCATCGACGGGCTGCGCCGCGACCGCTCGCACCTGATCGATCCCGACGACCCGATCCTCCACCCGGAGGGCGAGGAGGCGCCCGACGTCGCCATGGACGCCGGCATGCGCGACGAGCGCGTGCGCGTCGCCATCGCCACCTTGCCGGGCGAGCAGGTCGAGCTGATCCGGCTCGCCTTCTTCGTCGGGCTCTCCCACAGCCAGATCGCCGACCAGACCGGCCTGCCGCTCGGCACCGTGAAGTCGCGCATCCGGCTCGCCTTCGGCCGGCTGCGCAAGGCGATCGAGGCCGATCCCAGGGTCGACGTCGACGCCTGA
- a CDS encoding arylesterase, translating to MAFKQMLRVFAAAGLVWAGSVLAAAAEPVEIVGFGDSLMAGYQLDAGQSFPEKLEAALRAKGHDVTVANAGVSGDTTSGGLSRLDWSVPDGTDLVILELGANDMLRGISPEITERNLDAMIARLKERGIAVLLAGMVAAPNLGQDFIASFNGIFPRLAEKHGLILYPFFLDGVAANGSLLLDDGMHPNAEGVDRMVEKALPTVEQALAALD from the coding sequence ATGGCTTTCAAACAGATGCTACGCGTTTTCGCCGCTGCCGGATTGGTCTGGGCGGGTTCGGTTCTCGCGGCCGCGGCCGAACCGGTGGAGATCGTCGGCTTCGGCGACAGCCTGATGGCGGGGTACCAGCTCGATGCCGGGCAGTCCTTTCCGGAGAAGCTGGAAGCGGCGCTGCGCGCGAAGGGCCATGACGTGACGGTGGCCAATGCCGGCGTCTCGGGCGACACGACGAGCGGCGGCCTGTCGCGGCTCGACTGGTCGGTGCCGGACGGGACCGATCTCGTGATTCTCGAACTGGGGGCCAACGACATGCTGCGCGGGATCTCGCCGGAGATCACCGAGCGCAATCTCGACGCCATGATCGCGCGCCTGAAGGAGCGCGGCATCGCCGTCCTGCTCGCCGGAATGGTGGCCGCGCCCAATCTCGGCCAGGACTTCATCGCCTCCTTCAACGGCATCTTCCCGCGGTTGGCGGAGAAACACGGGCTGATCCTCTACCCGTTCTTCCTCGACGGCGTCGCAGCCAACGGGTCGCTGCTCCTCGACGACGGGATGCATCCCAATGCCGAAGGCGTCGACCGCATGGTCGAAAAGGCCCTGCCCACCGTGGAGCAGGCGCTGGCGGCGCTCGACTGA
- the thpR gene encoding RNA 2',3'-cyclic phosphodiesterase, whose protein sequence is MPRLFTALEIPRDAALSLSLLRGGLPGARWIDVENYHVTLRFIGDVEGHVADDIANGLDRISRAPFEIRLSGVGAFGNRKPHALWAGVAPSAELAALQGEIDRICLRNGAPADARKFTPHVTIARLRNISPAELAPYLSGHGGFASMPFKVGRFVLMSSRDSVGGGPYVVEEAWPLDGARSGTGSAHAGGEPHQVWR, encoded by the coding sequence ATGCCGCGACTTTTCACCGCCCTCGAGATCCCGCGCGACGCGGCTCTCTCCCTGTCGCTGCTGCGCGGCGGCCTTCCCGGAGCCCGCTGGATCGACGTCGAGAACTACCACGTCACGCTGCGCTTCATCGGCGACGTCGAGGGTCACGTCGCCGACGACATCGCCAACGGCCTCGACCGGATCAGCCGCGCCCCCTTCGAGATCAGGCTGTCGGGCGTCGGCGCCTTCGGCAACAGGAAGCCGCATGCGCTCTGGGCCGGCGTGGCTCCCTCGGCGGAACTCGCCGCGCTGCAGGGCGAGATCGACCGCATCTGCCTGCGCAACGGCGCCCCGGCCGACGCGCGCAAGTTCACGCCGCACGTGACGATCGCACGGCTGCGCAACATCAGCCCGGCCGAACTCGCGCCCTACCTCTCCGGGCATGGCGGTTTCGCCAGCATGCCCTTCAAGGTCGGCAGATTCGTGCTGATGTCGTCGCGCGATTCGGTGGGCGGGGGTCCCTACGTGGTCGAGGAGGCCTGGCCGCTCGACGGCGCCCGGTCGGGAACCGGCAGCGCCCATGCCGGGGGCGAACCCCATCAGGTGTGGCGCTGA
- a CDS encoding DUF1223 domain-containing protein: MTLSRRLRLALAAATLLVTHSAAAEAGERQRGVVELFTSQGCSSCPPADANLAGYAQRDDVIALAYHVDYWDYLGWSDTLASPENTQRQRDYATALGNRTVYTPQVIVNGMAHRNGADGPAIERLLAETTSQSMQVDVSIRKSDDSIVIEAREGAPGTAAAVKANLLLVFFEAKTVVKILRGENAGRDVVYWNAVTGIQAAGMWHGEDLRLEIPMSEVRRKGSGGCAALLQTLGKDGTPGRIIGAAVLRNPGM, encoded by the coding sequence ATGACACTCAGCCGTCGCCTCAGGCTGGCGCTTGCCGCCGCCACCCTGCTCGTCACGCATTCCGCAGCAGCGGAGGCTGGCGAGAGGCAGCGCGGCGTCGTCGAGCTCTTCACCAGCCAGGGCTGCAGTTCCTGCCCGCCGGCCGACGCCAATCTCGCCGGCTACGCCCAGCGCGACGACGTGATCGCGCTCGCCTATCACGTCGACTACTGGGACTATCTCGGCTGGAGCGACACACTGGCGAGCCCGGAGAACACGCAACGCCAGCGCGATTATGCGACGGCGCTGGGAAACCGCACCGTCTACACGCCGCAGGTGATCGTCAACGGCATGGCCCACCGCAACGGCGCCGACGGACCGGCCATCGAGCGGCTGCTCGCGGAGACGACGTCGCAGTCGATGCAGGTCGACGTGTCGATCCGCAAGAGTGACGACAGCATCGTCATCGAAGCGAGGGAGGGCGCGCCCGGAACCGCTGCCGCGGTCAAGGCGAACCTGCTCCTCGTGTTCTTCGAAGCGAAGACGGTGGTGAAGATCCTGCGTGGCGAGAATGCCGGCCGCGATGTCGTCTACTGGAATGCGGTGACCGGCATCCAGGCCGCCGGCATGTGGCACGGCGAGGATCTTCGTCTCGAGATCCCGATGAGCGAGGTTCGGCGCAAGGGCTCCGGCGGCTGCGCGGCGCTGCTCCAGACGCTCGGAAAGGACGGCACGCCGGGCCGGATCATCGGTGCTGCCGTCCTCAGGAACCCCGGCATGTAG
- a CDS encoding ABC transporter ATP-binding protein → MTKAVIDLKNVSLTLGQGASRVHVLKEVSLQVAAGETTGIVGPSGSGKSTLLMVIAGLEGTDSGTVSIAGEVLTGRSEDAVAAFRGRNVGIVFQSFHLIPNMTALENVAVPLELAGRRDAFEVAARELAAVGLKERVTHYPGELSGGEQQRVAIARALAPDPKILIADEPTGNLDQATGRQVADLLFAKAAERGMTLVLVTHDPALANRCARQIAMRSGRIESGQIPAVPA, encoded by the coding sequence GTGACAAAAGCAGTGATCGACCTGAAGAACGTCTCGCTGACGCTCGGCCAGGGCGCCTCGCGCGTCCACGTGCTGAAGGAGGTCAGCCTGCAGGTCGCGGCCGGCGAGACGACCGGCATCGTCGGCCCGTCCGGCTCGGGCAAGTCCACCCTGCTGATGGTCATCGCCGGTCTTGAGGGCACCGACTCGGGAACGGTGAGCATCGCCGGCGAAGTGCTGACCGGCCGCAGCGAGGATGCCGTCGCCGCCTTCCGCGGCCGCAACGTCGGCATCGTCTTCCAGTCCTTCCACCTGATCCCGAACATGACGGCGCTGGAGAACGTCGCCGTCCCGCTCGAACTCGCCGGCCGCCGCGACGCCTTCGAGGTCGCCGCGCGCGAACTGGCGGCCGTCGGCCTGAAGGAGCGCGTCACCCACTACCCGGGCGAACTGTCCGGCGGCGAGCAGCAGCGTGTGGCCATCGCCCGCGCGCTCGCGCCGGACCCCAAGATCCTGATCGCCGACGAGCCCACCGGCAATCTCGACCAGGCCACCGGCCGGCAGGTCGCCGACCTGCTCTTCGCCAAGGCGGCCGAGCGCGGCATGACCCTGGTGCTCGTCACCCACGACCCTGCGCTCGCCAACCGCTGCGCCCGCCAGATCGCCATGCGGTCCGGCCGCATCGAGAGCGGCCAGATCCCCGCCGTTCCGGCGTGA
- a CDS encoding 4a-hydroxytetrahydrobiopterin dehydratase, producing MASARLDDAAIVQALTELDGWSLVEGRSAITRTFTFRTFNEAFGFMSRVALAAEKMDHHPEWSNVYRTVQVTLSTHDAGGITELDVRLARKMDGFART from the coding sequence ATGGCGTCCGCCCGGCTGGACGACGCCGCGATCGTGCAGGCGCTCACCGAACTCGACGGATGGAGCCTGGTCGAGGGGCGATCCGCGATCACCCGGACCTTCACCTTCCGCACCTTCAACGAGGCCTTCGGCTTCATGAGCCGCGTGGCGCTGGCGGCGGAGAAGATGGACCACCACCCGGAGTGGTCGAACGTCTACAGGACGGTTCAGGTAACGCTCTCCACCCACGACGCCGGCGGGATCACCGAACTGGACGTCAGGCTCGCACGCAAGATGGACGGATTCGCCCGGACCTGA
- a CDS encoding DUF2794 domain-containing protein translates to MVDRANGSEDGEGSAMLIPLQAVRREREAVAVTFDRRELDQILRIYGRMVAANEWRDYAIDHLQDRAVFSVFRRTSEVPLFQIVKDPKLARKQGAYSVVAASGQILKRGHELARVLNVFEPTLRLVGA, encoded by the coding sequence ATGGTCGATCGCGCGAACGGGTCGGAGGACGGCGAGGGGTCCGCGATGCTGATCCCGCTGCAGGCCGTCCGCCGCGAGCGGGAGGCTGTTGCGGTGACCTTCGACAGGCGGGAGCTCGACCAGATCCTGCGCATCTACGGGCGCATGGTGGCTGCCAACGAGTGGCGCGACTATGCGATCGACCACCTGCAGGACCGGGCGGTGTTCTCCGTCTTCCGCCGCACCAGCGAGGTGCCGCTGTTCCAGATCGTCAAGGACCCCAAGCTCGCACGCAAGCAGGGCGCCTATTCGGTGGTCGCCGCCAGCGGCCAGATCCTCAAGCGCGGGCACGAACTTGCCCGCGTGCTCAACGTCTTCGAACCGACGCTGCGGCTGGTCGGCGCCTGA
- a CDS encoding Bax inhibitor-1/YccA family protein has protein sequence MADFRNYNARVAGAGTRADAGIDEGLRSYMLKVYNLMALGLAITGLAAWGSFNLAVADGQLTGFGQLIYASAFRWVVILAPLAMVFFLSFRVHKMSVAAAQATFWAYAALVGLSLSTIFLVYTGESIVQTFFITATAFGSLSLYGYTTKRDLTGLGSFMVMGLFGIIIAMVVNIFLQSSALQFAISGIGVLVFAGLTAYDTQNIKEMYFEGDDDVVAGRKAIMGALRLYLDFINLFMFLLQFLGNRE, from the coding sequence ATGGCTGACTTCCGCAACTACAATGCGCGCGTCGCCGGGGCCGGCACCCGCGCCGATGCCGGAATCGACGAAGGCCTGCGCAGCTACATGCTCAAGGTCTACAACCTCATGGCGCTCGGCCTCGCCATCACCGGCCTGGCCGCCTGGGGGAGCTTCAACCTGGCCGTCGCCGACGGGCAGCTGACCGGCTTCGGCCAGCTGATCTACGCCAGCGCCTTCCGCTGGGTCGTCATCCTCGCCCCGCTCGCGATGGTCTTCTTCCTGTCGTTCCGCGTGCACAAGATGAGCGTCGCCGCCGCCCAGGCGACCTTCTGGGCCTATGCCGCCCTGGTCGGTCTGTCGCTGTCGACGATCTTCCTCGTCTACACCGGCGAGAGCATCGTCCAGACCTTCTTCATCACCGCCACCGCCTTCGGCTCGCTGTCGCTCTACGGCTACACGACGAAGCGCGACCTGACCGGTCTCGGCTCGTTCATGGTGATGGGGCTGTTCGGCATCATCATCGCGATGGTGGTCAACATCTTCCTGCAGTCGTCGGCGCTGCAGTTCGCGATCTCGGGCATCGGCGTGCTGGTCTTCGCCGGCCTCACCGCCTACGACACGCAGAACATCAAGGAGATGTATTTCGAGGGTGACGACGACGTCGTCGCCGGCCGCAAGGCCATCATGGGCGCCCTGCGCCTCTATCTCGACTTCATCAACCTGTTCATGTTCCTGCTGCAGTTCCTGGGCAACCGCGAATAA
- a CDS encoding ceramidase domain-containing protein, whose product METLLTAIDSYCERTGPEIWSEPLNAVSNLAFILAGLWGLREVRRHRAGAFAEVLAWWVIAIGVGSALFHTFANVLTVWMDVVPIAVFTLALTVFNLRRFVGLSRPATLFAFVAFYAVAAVLTAALPDGVREASNGTSGYLPAFLALAFFGVLLVLRGHPAGWYDLAAAAIFVVSAAFRSVDAALCEALPIGTHFLWHLLNGLMLGVLLASVARYGRPGGSPAADRVPAAA is encoded by the coding sequence ATGGAAACGCTTCTCACGGCTATCGATTCCTACTGCGAGCGAACCGGCCCGGAAATCTGGTCGGAACCGCTCAACGCGGTCTCCAACCTCGCCTTCATCCTGGCCGGCCTGTGGGGGCTCCGCGAGGTTCGGCGGCACCGTGCCGGCGCGTTCGCCGAGGTGCTGGCCTGGTGGGTGATCGCCATCGGCGTCGGGTCGGCGCTGTTCCACACCTTCGCCAACGTGCTGACCGTGTGGATGGACGTGGTGCCCATCGCCGTCTTCACCCTGGCGCTGACCGTCTTCAACCTGCGCCGGTTCGTCGGCCTGTCGCGCCCGGCGACCCTCTTCGCCTTCGTCGCCTTCTATGCGGTGGCCGCAGTTCTGACCGCGGCGCTGCCGGACGGGGTGCGGGAGGCGAGCAACGGCACGTCGGGCTACCTGCCGGCCTTCCTGGCGCTCGCCTTCTTCGGCGTCCTGCTGGTGCTGAGGGGCCACCCGGCCGGATGGTACGACCTCGCCGCCGCCGCGATCTTCGTCGTCTCGGCGGCCTTCCGCTCGGTGGACGCCGCCCTGTGCGAGGCTTTGCCGATCGGCACGCATTTCCTCTGGCACCTGCTGAACGGGCTGATGCTCGGCGTGCTGCTCGCCTCGGTCGCCCGCTACGGCCGGCCGGGCGGCAGCCCTGCCGCCGACCGCGTGCCGGCTGCAGCCTGA
- a CDS encoding YkvA family protein — protein MTGTLDQERIADILAPVPAAEERRRERRVREGLWRTVRRAAGRIPFMDEVVAGYFCALDERTPTRVRGTLLAALAYFVLPLDFLPDFILGLGFTDDMSVLLAALGAIRAHIRPAHRTAARDFLEDLARDENPGSGPR, from the coding sequence ATGACCGGGACCCTTGATCAGGAGCGCATCGCCGACATCCTCGCCCCCGTGCCTGCCGCCGAGGAGCGCAGGCGCGAACGGCGCGTCCGCGAGGGGCTGTGGCGCACCGTGCGCCGGGCGGCCGGCCGCATCCCCTTCATGGACGAGGTCGTGGCGGGCTATTTCTGCGCGCTCGACGAACGGACACCGACGCGGGTGCGCGGAACGCTGCTCGCGGCGCTCGCCTATTTCGTGCTCCCGCTCGATTTCCTGCCCGACTTCATCCTCGGCCTCGGCTTCACCGACGACATGTCGGTCCTGCTCGCCGCGCTCGGCGCGATCCGCGCGCACATCCGGCCGGCCCACCGGACGGCCGCGCGCGATTTCCTGGAGGATCTGGCGCGGGACGAAAACCCCGGCAGCGGCCCGCGGTAG
- a CDS encoding ABC transporter permease, with translation MSVTRTLDLAWRFSLREMRGGLSGFLIFLTCIALGVAAIGGVNSVARSITTGVASEGQTLLGGDVRFELVHRQVTETEAGFLGSFGPVAESANMRSMARLEDGSDQTLVEVKAVDGLYPLYGSLETTPALDHAALFGQRDGAWGAVAPQLLFDRLGIEPGTRIRLGGEVFELRAVIGTEPDLVSDGFGFAPRLMVSMEGLTASGLVQPGSLVEYAYKIRLPAGAGEGVIQDIRDRAAAEFPEAGWSIRSRTNAAPALSANIERFSQFLTLVGLTSLVVGGVGVANAVRAYLEGKRGVIATFKSLGASGSFVFTVYLVQILLIAAVGIVVGLVLAALLPFAASAALAGVLPVPAQASIYWDALGMGALFGLLVTLAFAILPLGRARDVPATALFREMGFEASGLPRFAYMAAAGVIALALAGLAIGFSTDRRIATIFIVATAAAFLVLRVVASLVQSLARRSPRVRSTALRLAIGNIHRPGALTPSVVLSLGLGLTLLVTLALVDGNLRNQIGGSLAERAPNFFFVDIQNGEIDDFSRLVEGLAPDGKLVEVPMLRGRVMALNGVDVQKIEVPPEGRWVLRGDRGITYAKNVPENSTLSEGEWWPADYTGEPLVSFSAEEGAEIGLKLGDTITVNVLGRNITARIANFRNVEWESMGINFVMVFSPNTFAGAPHAWLATLLDQGSTAEQEARILNEVTRAFPAVTTVRVKDALDIVNQLVGQLATAIRAAAAVALIASVLVLSGALAAGNRARVHDAVVLKTLGATRTTLIGAFTLEYMLIGLATATFALAAGGVAAWFVVARIMSLPASFLPEVAASTVVIALVLTVGFGLLGTWRVLGHKAAPVLRNL, from the coding sequence ATGAGCGTCACGCGCACCCTCGATCTCGCCTGGCGCTTCTCCCTGCGGGAGATGCGCGGCGGCCTCTCCGGCTTCCTGATCTTCCTCACCTGCATTGCGCTCGGCGTCGCCGCGATCGGCGGCGTCAACTCCGTCGCCCGCTCCATCACCACCGGCGTCGCCAGCGAAGGCCAGACCCTGCTCGGCGGTGACGTCCGCTTCGAGCTCGTCCACCGGCAGGTCACCGAGACCGAGGCCGGTTTCCTCGGCAGCTTCGGTCCCGTCGCCGAAAGCGCCAACATGCGTTCGATGGCGCGGCTGGAGGACGGGTCCGACCAGACGCTCGTCGAGGTCAAGGCCGTCGACGGCCTGTACCCGCTCTACGGCAGCCTCGAGACCACGCCCGCGCTCGACCATGCGGCGCTGTTCGGGCAGCGCGACGGCGCCTGGGGCGCGGTAGCGCCGCAGTTGCTGTTCGACCGGCTGGGGATCGAACCCGGCACCCGCATCCGGCTCGGCGGCGAGGTCTTCGAGCTGCGTGCCGTCATCGGGACCGAACCGGACCTCGTCTCCGACGGTTTCGGCTTCGCGCCGCGCCTGATGGTGTCGATGGAGGGCCTGACCGCCTCCGGCCTCGTCCAGCCCGGCAGCCTGGTGGAATATGCCTACAAGATCAGGCTCCCCGCCGGTGCCGGCGAAGGCGTCATCCAGGACATCCGCGACCGCGCGGCCGCCGAGTTCCCGGAGGCCGGCTGGAGCATCCGCTCGCGCACCAACGCCGCGCCCGCGCTGTCGGCCAACATCGAGCGCTTCTCGCAGTTCCTCACGCTGGTCGGCCTCACCTCCCTGGTCGTCGGCGGCGTCGGCGTCGCCAACGCGGTCCGCGCCTATCTCGAAGGCAAGCGCGGCGTCATCGCCACCTTCAAGAGCCTGGGCGCCTCCGGCAGCTTCGTCTTCACCGTCTACCTCGTGCAGATCCTGCTGATCGCCGCCGTCGGCATCGTCGTCGGCCTCGTGCTGGCCGCGCTGCTGCCCTTTGCGGCCAGTGCGGCGCTGGCCGGCGTCCTGCCGGTGCCCGCCCAGGCGTCGATCTACTGGGACGCGCTCGGCATGGGCGCGCTGTTCGGCCTCCTCGTGACGCTGGCCTTCGCCATTCTGCCGCTCGGCCGCGCCCGCGACGTGCCGGCGACGGCGCTGTTCCGCGAGATGGGCTTCGAGGCGAGCGGCCTGCCCCGCTTCGCCTACATGGCCGCCGCCGGCGTCATCGCGCTCGCGCTCGCCGGTCTGGCGATCGGCTTCTCCACCGATCGCCGCATCGCCACCATCTTCATCGTCGCCACCGCCGCGGCCTTCCTCGTGCTGCGGGTGGTGGCCTCGCTCGTCCAGTCGCTCGCCCGCCGCAGCCCGCGCGTGCGGTCCACCGCCCTCCGGCTCGCCATCGGCAACATCCATCGCCCGGGCGCGCTCACCCCGTCGGTGGTGCTGTCGCTCGGTCTCGGCCTGACGCTGCTGGTGACGCTGGCGCTCGTCGACGGCAACCTGCGCAACCAGATCGGCGGCAGCCTGGCCGAGCGCGCGCCCAACTTCTTCTTCGTCGACATCCAGAATGGCGAGATCGACGATTTCTCGCGCCTCGTCGAGGGTCTCGCGCCCGACGGCAAGCTGGTCGAAGTGCCGATGCTGCGCGGCCGCGTCATGGCGCTGAACGGCGTCGACGTGCAGAAGATCGAGGTGCCGCCGGAGGGGCGCTGGGTGCTGCGCGGCGACCGCGGCATCACCTATGCCAAGAACGTCCCCGAGAACTCGACGCTCTCGGAAGGCGAATGGTGGCCGGCGGACTATACGGGCGAGCCGCTCGTCTCCTTCTCGGCTGAGGAAGGTGCCGAGATCGGCCTGAAGCTCGGCGACACCATCACCGTCAACGTGCTCGGCCGCAACATCACCGCCCGCATCGCCAATTTCCGCAACGTCGAGTGGGAATCGATGGGCATCAACTTCGTCATGGTGTTCTCGCCCAACACCTTTGCGGGCGCCCCGCACGCCTGGCTGGCGACGCTGCTCGACCAGGGCTCGACCGCAGAGCAGGAGGCGCGCATCCTCAACGAGGTGACGCGGGCCTTCCCGGCGGTGACGACGGTGCGCGTGAAGGACGCGCTCGACATCGTCAACCAGCTCGTCGGCCAGCTCGCCACCGCCATCCGGGCGGCGGCCGCCGTGGCGTTGATCGCGTCGGTGCTCGTCCTCTCCGGCGCGCTCGCGGCCGGCAACCGCGCGCGGGTCCACGATGCGGTGGTGCTGAAGACGCTGGGGGCAACGCGGACCACCCTCATCGGCGCCTTCACCCTCGAATACATGCTGATCGGCCTCGCCACCGCCACCTTCGCGCTCGCGGCCGGCGGTGTGGCGGCCTGGTTCGTCGTGGCGCGCATCATGAGCCTGCCGGCGAGCTTCCTGCCCGAGGTCGCGGCCTCGACGGTCGTGATCGCGCTGGTGCTGACGGTCGGCTTCGGCCTGCTCGGCACCTGGCGCGTCCTCGGCCACAAGGCCGCGCCGGTCCTGCGCAATCTTTAG
- a CDS encoding invasion associated locus B family protein, which produces MRALISITAGIVAMAVAGPALAQSATKVGQYNDWGTYSYQADAGKVCYVLSVPKEKQPSTLDHGDIFFFVSQKPGQNVAFEPQFIASYAFRENSKVTVKVGDKSFLLFTKGKSAWLENAAEEPQLVAAMKSGSAMQVSATSGRGNPTNYSFSLRGISAALDSISACK; this is translated from the coding sequence ATGCGTGCACTGATTTCGATCACAGCTGGCATCGTGGCGATGGCCGTGGCGGGGCCTGCCCTGGCGCAGTCGGCCACCAAGGTCGGGCAGTACAACGACTGGGGCACCTATTCGTACCAGGCCGACGCGGGCAAGGTCTGCTACGTGCTTTCGGTCCCGAAGGAGAAGCAGCCGTCGACGCTGGACCATGGCGACATCTTCTTCTTCGTCAGCCAGAAGCCCGGCCAGAACGTCGCTTTCGAGCCGCAGTTCATCGCCTCCTACGCCTTCCGGGAGAACTCGAAGGTGACGGTCAAGGTGGGCGACAAGTCGTTCCTGCTGTTCACCAAGGGGAAATCGGCCTGGCTGGAGAATGCCGCCGAGGAGCCGCAGCTGGTCGCGGCCATGAAGTCGGGCTCCGCCATGCAGGTGAGCGCCACGTCCGGCCGCGGCAATCCGACGAACTACTCCTTCTCGCTGCGCGGAATCTCCGCGGCGCTCGATTCGATCTCGGCCTGCAAATAG